The Geoalkalibacter subterraneus genome contains the following window.
GCTCAAGCTGCCGCGCCGCCAGATGTTCTCCGTAGGCGCCGCCCCCCTTGATGAACTGAACCACGCAGACCTTAAAGCCGCGCCCCACGGCTCGCAGCGCCAGACCCAGGGCGGCGGTCGTCTTTCCTTTGCCATCGCCGGTGTAAACCTGCACCATTCCCTGTTCCATCCCTGCCGCTCCCTTACTTCTGAAGAGCTTCTGTCAGTGCCGGAACGAACTGCATGACATCGGCGACGACCAGAACGTCTGCGACCTCGCCGATCGGGGCGTCCTTGTCCTTGTTGATCGCCACCACGAAATCGGATTTTTTCATACCGGCCAGATGCTGGATCGCTCCGGAAACGCCACAGGCCACGTACAGCTTCGGCGCCACCGTCTGCCCAGTGGTGCCGACCTGGCGGCTGTGGTCCACCCAACCGGCATCAACCACCGGGCGGCTTGCACCCAGCTCCCCTCCCATCACCTTGGCTAGTTCGGCAATCACGGGTATGTTATCTTTTTTCCCGATGCCGCGCCCGGCGCTCACGATCACCTCGGCCCGAGCCAGATCGACTTCTTTCTTCTCAGCAGGTTCATAACCTTTGAAAACCACCCCTTGAGTGTCAGCCGAAATGTCGATCCGCTCCACGGCGGGAGCCCCCTGGGGAGTTGCCGCGGCAAAAGCGCCAGCCTGCACGGTCAGAACCGCCTGGCTGGTGGATGGAGTCACGGCGCGTCTCATCTTGGCGTTGCAGCACCCCGCTTCGAAGCCGTCCTCGACAATGCCCACGATTTCCGTGACCTGCCCGATCTTGAGAGCGGCGGCAAGGCGTGGGGCCAGGTCCCAGCCATAGGATGAGTGAGAAAGGATAATATAATCAGGCTTCTCCTTCTCGATGGCCGCCAGCACCACCTGTTTATGAACGGCGGGATTGTACTCCCCGCAACCAGCCGCCTCGGCCAGGTAAACCGTCCCGTCCATCTGCGGCACTGACTCCTCATCACCGATCAGGATGGCAGCTTTTTCCGCTCCCAACTGATCGGCAAAAGTCATCAGTTCATACGTTGTTTCGAGGAGTTGACCCTCACGATATTCACACACCAGCAACGCTTTCATAAAAAGCCTCCGTCAGGTTCTGATGTTACCTCAGCACGGCTGTTTTCTCTTTGAGCACACCAACAAGCTTCTCGACCATCCCGCTGAGATCGCCTTCCAGGACCATGCCGCCTGCCTTGCGCTCCGGCGCGTAAAACTTTGTCGCCGGAGCCAAAGCCCCTTCGGAGAGCAATTCATCAGCCGCAATCGTCTCAATCGGCTTTCGCTTCGCCTTCATGATGTTGGGCAGCGTTGGATAGCGCGGAGTGTTGAGTCCCAACTGGCAGGTCACAAGAGCCGGAAGCTGCAATTCCACCAGTCCCTTGACGCCGCCCTCCAGCTCGCGTTTACCCTGAATCAATCCATCGGCATAATTGAAATCCACCAGGGTTGTGGCGCTGGCGATTCTCAGCATTTCAGCGACGAGCACTCCGACCTGCGCTGAACCGCGATCCTGAGACTGCATTCCGGTGAAAATCAGGTCAAATCCCTTGTCCCCCGCGTACCGCGAGATCATCGACGCGATCTGCCAGGGATCCTTGAGATGGGCGGCGTTGTCCTGAATATGCACGGCCCTGTCACCCCCCATGGCGAGGGCTTTCTTCAAGGCTTCCACCACACGGTCCGGTCCGATGGAGAGAACGGTCAACTCAGGCTCTTTGCCGAGCTGTTCCTTGAGCTGGACCGCCTGCTCGACGGCGTACTCGTCGTATTCGTTCATGCGCCAGGCCAGATCGCTCTCGTCAAACCAGAGTCCGTCGGCAGCAGGCCTGAAGCGCGACTCCATATCGGGAACCTGCTTGATGCACACAAGTAGCTTCATGGGCTAATCTCCTATCCTTTCGGCGATGACTTCAGCGAGATCCCTGACCCTGAGGGTCTCTTCGCAGTCTCCTGTTTTTATGCCATCTTCAAACATGGTCAGGCAGAAGGGGCAGTTGCTGACCAGCACAGGGGCCGAGGTTTCGGCGGCCTGCCGAACCCGCTCCACATTAATGCGCGAACCCAGCTTCTCCTCCGCCAGAATCCTGCCGCCGCCGGCGCTGCAGCAGAAACTGTCCCTGCCCGACTTGTCCATTTCGGTGATCTTCCAGCCTGCGGCGTCGAGCACCTCGCGGGGCTCCCGGTAAATATCCTTGTAGCGCCCCAGATAGCAGGAATCGTGGTAGGTGCAGAGCTGCTCGTCCGCCGGATTCAGAGCAAGCCTTTCTTCACCCACGAGCCGGTGGATGAATTGGGTGTAGTGCTCTGTGGCGATATGGAAATCGAGGTCGCGATAATCACGGCTCAGCGTATTGAAGCAGTGGGGGCAGGCGGTAACGATCCTCTCGATGCCGGTCGCTTTGATGGTCTCGATATTCTCCTGTGCCAGCATCTGATAGAGGTATTCATTGCCGAGTTTGCGGGCCGGCTCTCCGCAGCATTTCTCGTCCTTGCCGAGAAGCCCCACCCGGATGCCGGCTGCATTGCATATCTTCACGAAGCTGCGGGCCACCTCTTGATTGCGCTTGTCAAAAGAGGCGTAGCAGCCGACAAAGTAGAGGATATCGGCCTGTTCTCCCTCATTGACCCGGGCGACATCGAGCCCCTCGGCCCAGTCGCCGCGTGAGGCGAAGGCCATGCCGAAGGGGTTGGCGTTGACCTCCAGGTTGCCCACGGCCGCACGCACCTCGTCGCCGGGGAAGGCCCCCTCCATCAGGCTCAGGTTGCGCCTGAGCTCGATCACTTTGTTCACATGCTCGTTGTTGGCCGGACAGATGTCCTGGCAGGCAAAGCAGGTGGTGCAGGACCAGACGGCCTCTTCATCAATGGTTTCCAGCAGGGCCTGCTCTCTGCCCGCTGCGGCCGCCTCGCCGACCTGATTGATCAGCTTCATGGGCGAGAGAGGTTTTTCGGTGACATGGGCCGGGCAGCGATCCTGGCAGCGCTTGCAGTTCATGCAGGCATCGGCGTCGAAAATGTCTTTCCAGGTCAGATCCGCAACAGTGGCGGCACCGAACTGCTCGGCCTCTTCGTCCTCCAGATCGATGGTTGAAATTGAGCCTCTCTCATCCAGGGGGGCAAAGAAGGCGTTGGCGCTGGTGTACAGGAGGTGTTTAAGCTTGGTGAAAGGAAGTGCGGCGATAAACCCGAGGGCCAGCGCCAGGTGCACCCACCACAGGGAGGAATGCAGAGCGCTTAGTCCCTGGGGAGTCATTTCAGGCAGCATACGGGCGGTCGCAAGACCCACGGGGGAGAACCTGGCCAGCTCGGGATTCTGTACCACCTCGGTGGCGGCCATCCGCGCCCCTTCGAGCAGGAAACCGGTGATGAGGATGGCAAACAGCAGGCCATGAATCCAATAATCTTCTTTGGCTGTCTCCAGCCCGGGAGGCTTCACAAAGAAGCGGCGTACGAACAGCCCGGCCAGCGTCAGGATCATCACCGCCCCTGCGATATCCAGGGCCAGGGAAAATAACAGGTAAAAGTTGCCCTGTAGAAGGTTGGCTTCGAACACAGGGGTCAGCAGATCCGCCTGCAACATGACGAGGAGCGTCCCTGCAAACAAGATCATGAACCCCAGGAAGAACAGGGCATGGTAGATGCCGCCCTCACGCACGCGGGAGACTTTGCGCTGCGTCAGGACCTCGGACAGCATTCTTTTTGTCCGCTCCCCGATGGAATTGAAACGGTCCAGGCTTCTGCCCTGCCGCCAATGCGCCGAACGCTTCCACACCCCCCAGGCCATAAGGGCGAAGGCCGCGATCGCGAGAAGATACATCGGCAACACCACACCTGACCCGACATTCCAGTATATTTCGCGCGTGCCCCCCATGGGCACCTCCTTTCCAGGCGAAAATTCAGGACTTTTTTCGCCTTGCTTTCAAAAAGTCCGAGGTGGCTCGCCGACCGATGGTGGTCAGCTCAAGAGCAGCTTTGAAATAACGACCCGCTGAATTTCATTGGTTCCTTCGTAGATCTCGGTGATCTTTGCATCGCGGTACATCCGCTCCACTTCATAATCAGCGATATATCCGTAACCGCCATGAATCTGGAGCGCTTCCTTAGTTACGTAGGTGGCAGTCTCGGAAGCGTGCATCTTGCACATGGCCGATTCCATGGTGTAGTTCTGCCCGGCGTCCTTGAGACAGGCAGCCTTGTAGGTCAGCAGCTTGCTCGTCTCGATGCGGGTTTTCATATCCGCCAGCTTGAACTGGATCGTTTGAAAATCGCAGATCGCCTGACCAAACTGCTTGCGCTCTTTGGAGTAGGCCAGCGCCCGCTCGAAAGCGCCTTCGGCAATGCCCAGCGCCTGTGCGGCAATCCCGATACGGCCGCCGTTGAGAGTGTCCATGGCGACGTTGAACCCCTTGCCTTCCTTGCCGAGCAGGTTCTCCGCCGGCACCCGCAGATCATCCAGGGCAAAGGCGGTGGTGTAGCTGCCGCGGATCCCCATCTTGTTCTCATTCTTGAGGATGGACACCCCCGGAGAGTTCAGATCGACAATAAAGGCGCTGATCCCCTTGTGTTTCAGGCTGCGATCAAAAGATGCGAGCACCACTCCGGTGCCGAGGAAGCCGCCGTTGGTGATAAATATCTTGCTTCCGTTGATGACGAACTCATCTCCCTCGCGCCGGTAGGTGGTGGCGGTTCCGCCGGCGTCGCTGCCCGCATCGGGTTCGGTGAGCAGAAAACAGCCGATCTTCTCGCCGCTGTTAAGGTCAGGAAGCCACTTCTGCTTCTGCTCCTCGGTGCCGAAGGTGAGGATCGGCCCGGAGCAC
Protein-coding sequences here:
- a CDS encoding electron transfer flavoprotein subunit alpha/FixB family protein — encoded protein: MKALLVCEYREGQLLETTYELMTFADQLGAEKAAILIGDEESVPQMDGTVYLAEAAGCGEYNPAVHKQVVLAAIEKEKPDYIILSHSSYGWDLAPRLAAALKIGQVTEIVGIVEDGFEAGCCNAKMRRAVTPSTSQAVLTVQAGAFAAATPQGAPAVERIDISADTQGVVFKGYEPAEKKEVDLARAEVIVSAGRGIGKKDNIPVIAELAKVMGGELGASRPVVDAGWVDHSRQVGTTGQTVAPKLYVACGVSGAIQHLAGMKKSDFVVAINKDKDAPIGEVADVLVVADVMQFVPALTEALQK
- a CDS encoding electron transfer flavoprotein subunit beta/FixA family protein, encoding MKLLVCIKQVPDMESRFRPAADGLWFDESDLAWRMNEYDEYAVEQAVQLKEQLGKEPELTVLSIGPDRVVEALKKALAMGGDRAVHIQDNAAHLKDPWQIASMISRYAGDKGFDLIFTGMQSQDRGSAQVGVLVAEMLRIASATTLVDFNYADGLIQGKRELEGGVKGLVELQLPALVTCQLGLNTPRYPTLPNIMKAKRKPIETIAADELLSEGALAPATKFYAPERKAGGMVLEGDLSGMVEKLVGVLKEKTAVLR
- a CDS encoding heterodisulfide reductase-related iron-sulfur binding cluster — protein: MGGTREIYWNVGSGVVLPMYLLAIAAFALMAWGVWKRSAHWRQGRSLDRFNSIGERTKRMLSEVLTQRKVSRVREGGIYHALFFLGFMILFAGTLLVMLQADLLTPVFEANLLQGNFYLLFSLALDIAGAVMILTLAGLFVRRFFVKPPGLETAKEDYWIHGLLFAILITGFLLEGARMAATEVVQNPELARFSPVGLATARMLPEMTPQGLSALHSSLWWVHLALALGFIAALPFTKLKHLLYTSANAFFAPLDERGSISTIDLEDEEAEQFGAATVADLTWKDIFDADACMNCKRCQDRCPAHVTEKPLSPMKLINQVGEAAAAGREQALLETIDEEAVWSCTTCFACQDICPANNEHVNKVIELRRNLSLMEGAFPGDEVRAAVGNLEVNANPFGMAFASRGDWAEGLDVARVNEGEQADILYFVGCYASFDKRNQEVARSFVKICNAAGIRVGLLGKDEKCCGEPARKLGNEYLYQMLAQENIETIKATGIERIVTACPHCFNTLSRDYRDLDFHIATEHYTQFIHRLVGEERLALNPADEQLCTYHDSCYLGRYKDIYREPREVLDAAGWKITEMDKSGRDSFCCSAGGGRILAEEKLGSRINVERVRQAAETSAPVLVSNCPFCLTMFEDGIKTGDCEETLRVRDLAEVIAERIGD
- a CDS encoding acyl-CoA dehydrogenase; this encodes MNFELSQDHKVLRDSVRDFVNNEIKPLAMEIDEKHAIPDTLVQQMGEMGLLGSYLPEEYGGAGMDMLSYAIVVEEVSKACASSGVLISAHTSLCSGPILTFGTEEQKQKWLPDLNSGEKIGCFLLTEPDAGSDAGGTATTYRREGDEFVINGSKIFITNGGFLGTGVVLASFDRSLKHKGISAFIVDLNSPGVSILKNENKMGIRGSYTTAFALDDLRVPAENLLGKEGKGFNVAMDTLNGGRIGIAAQALGIAEGAFERALAYSKERKQFGQAICDFQTIQFKLADMKTRIETSKLLTYKAACLKDAGQNYTMESAMCKMHASETATYVTKEALQIHGGYGYIADYEVERMYRDAKITEIYEGTNEIQRVVISKLLLS